The following proteins are encoded in a genomic region of Arcobacter cloacae:
- a CDS encoding type II secretion system protein, which translates to MKKSISLLEIIIVIVLLSLLYVIFISNNKINKLDEITNRLSLYLSYVRLKALIDNKYDDENTLWHKKRWTIKFFRCRESEGGIYFSIYSDKNLTGHPSIEDSLKDPLTNKNIYSSNFCKENVKNSKYTLLTKSFDIVDVNISCNETTSLGQLSFGADGKIFSKLSNHENESTEYEVNDICKIKLISKDNESKEIIIYPISGFSEIKNNK; encoded by the coding sequence ATGAAAAAATCTATTTCATTATTAGAAATAATAATAGTTATAGTTTTGCTTTCTTTATTATATGTAATTTTCATATCAAATAATAAAATAAATAAATTAGATGAAATAACAAATAGATTGTCTTTATATCTTTCATATGTGAGATTAAAAGCATTAATAGATAATAAATATGATGATGAAAATACTTTATGGCATAAAAAAAGATGGACAATAAAATTTTTCAGATGTAGGGAGTCTGAAGGTGGAATTTATTTTTCTATTTACAGTGATAAAAATTTAACTGGTCATCCTAGTATAGAAGATTCATTAAAAGATCCGCTAACAAATAAGAATATATATAGTTCTAATTTTTGTAAAGAAAACGTAAAAAATAGTAAATATACACTTTTAACAAAATCATTCGATATAGTTGATGTAAATATTAGTTGTAATGAAACAACTTCTTTAGGTCAATTATCGTTTGGAGCTGATGGTAAAATTTTTTCTAAACTTTCAAATCATGAAAATGAATCTACTGAGTATGAAGTAAATGATATATGTAAAATCAAATTAATTTCTAAAGATAATGAGTCAAAAGAGATAATAATATATCCAATAAGTGGATTTAGTGAGATTAAAAATAATAAATAG